From the genome of Kwoniella newhampshirensis strain CBS 13917 chromosome 12, whole genome shotgun sequence:
GAACAGGGTGAGTAGTATAGGTTGAGATTTTTTACCTTGTCACCACATTTCTGGCTCTCAGTACATTATCGAAGTGACAGTAGAAGGATCTTGTTCAATAACCAATGCTGATTCGTGTTCTGTGTTTCTAGCCAATGGGAGGAAGCAGCGCTCGACCTATCCCTAACGCACCCCGCGGTCCAGCAGCTATGCGGACTCCCGCCCCTGCAAGCGGATCAGCGACAGGCGGTACCACCCCTGGAGCTGCTGCAGGTGGTACAGGCGCTCAACGATATTCTACCCAAGGATCTGCAAGGTCCAAGCCGTATTGAGTGGGGAATACCATCAGAGACAGTTCGGGGATGAGGTCATGATGACAGTATTTATCGTTGTGTAGCCATGATATCCGGGTAGATATGAAGTACCTCGTACTGTACATATTCTCATGTCATATTCATAGTACACCGTGTTTGAAGGTTATGTGAATCGTACAGCTCCAATGTACCAATCGCAACAGCAGCAAGGCAACATTGTGCACAACCATCAAATTATTATAGAATGATCTGATTTAATCTAGATTATAGAGCATTATAGAGAACCAGACAGTACAATCAACATACAGAGGATTGACATCGCAATCCCTTTCACCTATCCACTTCAACAtaaccaccaccatcgtcTAATCCACCtgcatctcctccatctaTCCCGAATCCAAGTGTTCCACCCACTACTTCGCCTATGAACCTCCTAtacccatcttcatcctcacttTCCAATATCGCCGAATGGACGACATTCACCCTAGTCTCAgcgtcctcgtcttcgcccGCGTCATCGTTCCCACGATCATATCCGACTTTGTTGCTCTGTCGTCGCAGCGAAGATGGTGTGGGTGGAAGGCCATGACCTGCTTGGATCTTGACCCcagagagagatgatagGAACGGATGTCGATATGAGTTgggaggtgaagatgatatAGACGTCGCAGGCGTGAAGGGGGAAGCTGAACCGGATGTCGAAgtagatgacgatgacgatgaccgTGATGAAGAGAATCGATATTCGGAATCGGGTGTGATTGGCGGAGAGAGCAAACCATACTTGATCTCGGGAGCGTGCGGCTCGTCCTCTCCCAAaatcttctcttcaccactAATCCGCTCTTCGCTCGCCAATCTATCACCAGCAGGAGCTTTCCCCGTCGCACAGACAGCCCTCCTTTGATCCTCCCAATGTCTCTTTAGCCCTCTTACATCCCTCCTAGTCAGATGATCTATCCCTACGACTCTGATCTCCTTCAACGCCGTCactttccctttcccgaCATTCACCACTCTCATATCCCACAAAACCTCAAAGGGGATCTGATCCAATCTCGAGAGATCTAATCTCTTTATCGAACCCGGTAATTCTCTCAAGAAAGTCCGGAGCGATCCCTCCGATAAAGCAGGACACGAAGCGAGTGAGATCTGTTGTAATTTCCCTCCGAAAGTCGATGGCGCAGGTAACGATGTGATGCTGGTGAAACCTAGATCCACCTCTTGAAggttcttcatcatcagctgtgagaagatgatctcTACGCCGATGTTCCCGCTGAGAGCACTCCCTCTCAAGTCGAGTTTCTCGATCCCGTCTCCAACCTTTCGCAGCACTTCCTCTAGGTCTGCTGAAGGTAGATATGGCGCTGAGAAAGGCAGACTTAAGGATCTGAGTTGGTTCGAAGGGATCTGGGAAATCAtagatgagatgatggcggATGGACTATTTGATGAACAAGACGAATGTTGAATGAGCGGATACGGGAATAGGTGGAGATGTAAGTTTCGAACAGCAGGTAAAAGTCGGACCATCAATTTCGGCAGGGGATGGGGTGGCaacgatgtgagtgtcaaaGTCCGATGAAGACTGTTGGACAGGGCCACTTGGCCGAACCGTGAGGAGACCAGACGTAGGGCTAGGAGGTCTTCGAGGTCGAGCCATGAGAAAATCGATAGCAGGATCTCATCAGGGAGGTTCGAGATGGGCGAGCTGCCATCGAGAGGTGGCAAAGGTCGATATGTTCTGCGATGATGAACATGATACGGTGAGAGGGCTGTCGGGAAGTCATATCGGTCCTTGGGAAGCGCGGAGGGTAAGAGGGACAGATGGGAGTGATGTGTGAGGATGTGAGTTGGCGGCAGCAGTGTGATGTCCATCTTGAGGACCGAATATCAGAGGTGCAGTCGACCTAGGGAGGAAAGCCGTTGATTTTATTGGACTTGACCAACTTCGTTTTCGGCCTGAGACACTCCTGAGCTGGCGGATGGGTACTGACTCTCTTTAAGAGCTGGTGGTATATAGTCGAGGCAACGATGTCGAACAAGTTGCACATGTCGAAGATCATCCCCCACAGGAATGTCATGGTTGATGATCCCcctttgttgttgttgggtTGGAATGTGTACGTCATCATATTTATTCCCGCAAGCGGACATCACCGTCCGGAAACGGAATTGGATTTGCCACCGACTCTTCCCTACTGCTACCGTCAACTTACCGTCAGCCATGTCATTCTTTGCCCAGGCTGACATCTATAAAGTGCATACGTTGGAGACAAATACTGGGAGTTACTACTGATACTGCTACTGCCCATGCCACTACGACCACTACTGCTGCTACTGCTATGGATTCCGGTTCGTATGTTATGCTGCAAGTCGTCGAGGAGACATGAAAATCGTGTATAGTGGACATGACGAGAGGGCGTGAAGGGAGAAATGCAGTGGGAAGGTCCGATTTAGAGGATAGCCACCGAAAGGACAAGACGAGGTTTTGCGCCTGAAGAAGCGAGGCTAGAGTGAGGTGGATAAGCTGGTCTATTTGAGGTTCCTGTCCGGTCGGATCCACATGCTTGGGTCGTGTGATGAGGTGATGGTCATCTAGGCAATCACACAACATCCAAAtttcttttcttccttctccgatcttctctttcctccatAGGCTTCCCTGTGTCCCCCAGCATCGTAAGCTGGACCGACGCCGCCATGACCTTGGTCCCGGGTCAGTACAGCAGCTCGAGTAGCCGCTTCGAAGACTGCATCAACACCTTGGTTCAGAAGGGCGGAGGTTTCGAAGTAGCCTCGAGCACCGATAGACTGCGCCATGCGTTGGCCCTAGTAGCAAGATATTAGATCAGCACAAATCCAGTGCAGGAAGGTTAGACAGGATCGATTCGGCATCAGTAGACTCTACTTACTGTCTCTTTGTCTGTGAATCGATCGGGGCTGAACGTTCCATTCGAAATGGCCTTGTCTCTCAAATCTGTCTTACATGCTACCAGAATCACTGGGATTGCTCTCCCGCATATAGACCGGACCTCTTCGATCCACTACATACAAGAACATAACATGAGCGTAGTCTTTATAACAGTCCTGCTGCGGTTGCGACTCACTTTCTGGGAAACGTTCTCCAGAGAATCAGGAGTGTCGACGGAGAAAGCAATGAGGATAACGTGGGCTTTTGAGTAAGAGAGTGGGCGTAGTCGTTCATattcttcttgtcctctgCAGTGTTGCGTGAGAACTTATCCTGTATGCAAACGTCCAAGCCTGACCGACAGCTTAAAACTCACGCTGTGTCCCAGAGAGCTAGTTGCACTGGTTTGCCATCCAGCTCAATTTCCGTCACGTAGTTATCGAACACTGTTGGTTCCTGTAGTTGTTACGCGGTCAGCTGCATTGTTCCTCGATTGAAGAGGCGGTTTATAGCTCACATAGCTTTCTGGGAAATGCCCAACCGCAAACACGTTCAACAAACTGGTTTTTCCTGCAGCACCATCTCCAACGATAACCAACTTCCGTCGAATCTGAGATCCAAGCGGAGATTCTCTCGTCAGCTTACTTCGCAAAGTTCTCTACTCATGATTCAGGAGGCAAAGCTTACCGCTCGGTTATTCGGACTAACAGACATATCTTCTCGAGTGGGGGATGTTCCGGTGGTATCGACGATACGGGGTTTGACGTGAGAGTCGGAAAGATTTTGAGCACCTCTTTAGTGGTCCTTCACTGTGAGATTTTTCCGTAGCGGGGCGATGCAagacagagagaaagaaagaaagaaagggatgaTACGTGAAAGGATACTTGGAATAGCGAAGGCCGTCAGGAAAAGCTGTGATGATTGCGCCTTGGTTTGGATGTATGACTAGAACCACCTTTAGGTCTGTGTGGATTTCGTAGCTGGAGGGAAGATAGAATGTCTATCGACCGGAACGGATTGCTTTTCGGCTCGTCGATGGGATCTGAAACAGAAAGAGTACAAAGATGTCATCAGCATTCGGCACAGCTGGACTATGCCAGGATCCGCAGAGATAAGGGCTCGGATTGCATCAAAGGGCAACATGGAGCATGGTGTGACTGGTTGGTGATCTAGGCTCacaacgaggaggaggttcCAATGTGTTGAAGTGCGTGTAAGGTCATGAACCGAAGGACTGAGATTGCAGAAAGGATACAGATACTATACAGCAAttgaactcaccttcaaccTCGTATTATCGAGCAATTGTATTTCCCTCCTATATCCTTCGAGCTATGATCTCGGCGTCTGATGGTTCCGTCGAGCCAGGTCTACCTTGAGTGTATGAAATGCCGATGGAAAGATTGTTGATGTGCAGGGCTTCGTGTTGGTCGTTCTAtagcaagaagaagcagaaggggaaaggaagatatCGTGCCACCTGTTCGTAATCTTCAAGTCGAGCCGATCCAGTAGCCGGGTAGAGTGCGTCGTAATccggaagacgaagaggtaACGGTGATGACACAAGTCTGTCTGTGATCGAATAGACTTGATTCGTGGTTCTAATCTATCGGTTTGGGTACGGTATAACGATATGTGAAAGCGAATAGTCGGGCAAATGAACGAGAGGACTACGGAACGGATACAGAGTGGAGGTTTAGGTTTGAGATTGCGTTCCTCCTATTTTACCACGCTACGTCTTTGATTTTGTTGCAAATATAAAAAAGACGAGAGCAGGTTTATACACATTGATCCTTCATATCCGCTTGGTCGTGAGATGTCTTTTGAAGATGATCGTAGCACgtgtgagagggaagaacgaggtTGAAAAAGCTGTGGTGCTGCGAACGGTGTTTGTTGTAGTTGTAAAGCGGAAGGATCAATCGGCCATTCCATTATATATCTCGCTGCatttctcctttccttcgGGTGACATGCCAAGACATATCCTTAAAAATCAACCACGAGTAAAGCATGCATCCTTCGGTCAACTGCCTCAACACGGGCGGTGCAGCGGTCCCAGATTGCCTGCGTGATACTCATGGCGGCAACAGATGAAAAGTTCCCATACATCGAATCATGCTTGGTTGTCGTGCCTAGATAGACCCTTCCCACGTGACCCCCTAAACCACCTAGGCAGCTTATCGCCGACGCCACAAGCTGGATCGGACTTAAGCCCTCAAAGCACCGTAATTCGCCGACCCACTTTTGTCACTTTCGCCTTTTGCTGGACGACGCTgctactgctgctgctgttgccTGCGGTCGCAACGCAAAGTCTCCAAAAGTGTTGAATCGATTGCCTGCtgctctttctcctccttcgtccttCAAGTCTCTTCTCATTAAAAAAAAACATCTCAAGCCCCGGTGCATTTTCGCCCCTCACCCCAAATCGAAGAACAACATCAAAATGGCTGAGACTCGAGGTGGATTCGGAcgtggtcgtggtggtgccggtggtcgaggacgaagggGTCCCCGACGAGGCGGtaagaaggaggaggagaaggagtggtgagtgtttACAGAGGCATCAGTGCTGGCGAGTGGAGTAAATCAATTGGTGGATTGCATGGAGAATCAAATGCTGGACAAGCAATATGGGAACGGGGAATGACGGTCGAAAGGCAGATTtggatggagaggaagggggacTCCACTGATCATGACATGTGTCGCTACTTGTAGGGTCCCCGTTACCAAGCTCGGTCGATTGGTGAAGGACGGCAAGATCAAGTCCATGGAGGAGAtctacctcttctctctccctaTCAAGGAGttccagatcatcgaccttttcctcccCGCCCTCAAGGACGAGGTTATGTCCATCGCTCCCGTCCAGAAGCAGACTTCTGCCGGTCAGAGGACCAGGTTCAAGGCTTTCGTTGCCGTCGGTGACTTCGacgggtgagtgcggtTCTGTTACTCGCAAGCTGTCTTTAGAAGTATGGGGAGCAATATTGACGAAATAACctgtctttccttctctcactTCACCTGCATCGCTTCATTTCTCATACGTTTCAAATCGTCTATTTCGACTCGTcactcctcgtccaccctCACAGACACGTCGGTCTCGGTGTCAAGTGTGCCAAGGAAGTCGCTACCGCCATCCGAGGtgccatcatcgtcgccaAGCTCTCTATCGTCCCTGTTCGACGAGGTTACTGGGGCTCTCACATCGCTGAGCCTCACACTGTCCCTTGCAAGGTTTCCGGCAAGAGCGGTTCCGTCATGTGTCGATTGATCCCTGCTCGTGAGTCCGGCACAAGAGTCGTCGGAGAGCCACACAGACTGATGACTGAGCTTTTAGCCCGAGGTACCGGTATCGTCGCTGCCCCCGCTTCCAAGCGAATGCTCCAGATGGCTGGTATCCAGGACTGTTACAGTGAGTGTTCATTTGCTGTTTGTATGCAACAAGACCTTAGCAGCTGATCATTTTCGTTTATTTAGCCCAATCTAAGGGTTCCACCGCTACCCAGGGTAACTTCTTGAAGGCCACCATGGCTGCTCTCTCCAAGACCTACCAGTTCCAGTCTCCCGACCTCTGGCAAGTCATCCCCGCCGGTCAAACCCCTTACGACGAGTActcttcccacctccaGATCGCTGCCAAGAAGGCCGCCAACTACTAAATCTGAGAGTGTCACGAGGACGTTGGATTTGGTCAGGACGGCTGTTTGTACTTGGGATGCGATGATTTTTCTATCCTGTTATTGGTGAACGCGAGGTGACAGGTGTCTACCCTTTGTTTCTCACCATATCTTGCCAtgacaagatcgatgacTCAATGACTTGTCCTGACACGCGGACGGCCCATAAGGGAACATACTGAACGCTTGATTCCGCGTCACGCATTGTATCGTCGCGCAATGCTGGAAGAGACCAGGTGTTGTGAGCAATCGCATGATGTATGGCGAGGTCTGATTCGTATGCACTCAGATCTCATCGAAGCGGAATCGCATTCTCCCAGAACTGGCAGGGCCAGCATAAGATCAAGTTCGGATCCGACACTCTCGGTGACGACACGACTTTGTGCGTTCGTCTGCGTCGAACGTCCTTAATTACCGAGCTGTACATGAATGTTTCTGAATGTGAATGAATTTTgtcttcacctctccccATACATCACTCCTCGGCGTGTCTCGGTGCTTCCAGTCGTGGACTCCCTTGAACCTCCTCGAAGGTGGTGCAACAACCACCCGACATGACGACCTCGACTCTCCCGTCCGCGGTCCCTTCACCAGCCTTGTACCCTACActcctcccccttctcctgacTCAAATCTCACACTCATCAGCCAATGCTGCACTCCTTCCAATCCTCCAAACGACTCTCCACATCCTTAGCTCTATCCGCCTAAGCCCCGCCTCGTCCACGCCCATCCCCGGTTCCAGGTCcaccatccctctccaaGCTTTGGTcgatctctcctcatcccatccctcaCTGATCAAAGCTCCTCTCCTGATCGATGCAATACTCGCCTATCCGCTTTATACCTCCACGGCCATCAACGAGATCCTCTATAAAGTGTTCGAACAGTATCCTGACTTGATGGAGATCTTCCGTATCGATGTCCTCCCCTCACTCTTGATTCGATTGAAGTCGGAATCCAACAATGTCACCCAGATTGAGATCTCCGCGAGAATACTTCTTTCGATGATCAGAGCACATGAAGAACTGGTAGATCTCGTACTAGAAGACTCGAAGGACCTCCTTCGAGCTCTCACAATAGCTTATTCTATCCTCGACACGACAGGAGCCAAAAAAGGACTGGCCAAGTCAGAACAGCAACGGATCATAGGGATCAAATCGGATATTATTATGATATGTCAGGAACTGATCAGCAGAGTAGGAGGTCAAGGTGCGAGTAGTGAAGCGATGTTGAGATTTATgggtgaggtggagggCGGACAGGCTGGAAGGGGACTGAGAAGTGATTGGGAAAGTGTGTTCGGATCAGATGCCCGTGGTTTGGACGCTGAGGTAAAGAACGGattggagatgaggagggatgaagaggcGAAACAAGATTTAGTGCGTTGAACCAGTCATTTCTTTTATCTATCGTCTGCGACAAAGATAGCGGTACTGATGTTCGGATCAAACCTGCAGCGAGTCCGATCCATTCTTCCACTATTTCCAACTTTGCCACCCCATCTGCTGctctctgctctctcccactcccatTTCGCCTCTCTGCCATCTGGCTCTCGAGCCACTCCTTCCGAACAAGCTGCTCCGCTTCTAGAAGCCATCCTCAACGGTGGTGACTCCTTACCTGATGATTTGAACGAACTCAAGGTAGCTGTACGTAACATGGCTGGCGACGAACCGGCAGCTGTCGAGCAGAGGTATGGGGAGACCGATATAAAGAATTCGACGTATGACcgggaagaaaggaagaaggttgaTCGCAAGAACATCTGGAATGACGAAGAGCTTGACCTGGGTAGATTGAAGTTGAAAGACGACGATTCGTAGGTGTTCCCTCCCATGTTCTCGTTACTGTTATAGTGCTGATCGCGGTCAATCCGCTCAGTGCCTTGCCAACACTGTCAACGGCGATTCCGGATCATCTGCGCGCATCTATCATGCGTCTCGTAGAGTCACAAGctctggaggaagatgagcgaagaagggctCTGAAAGAGGCGAACCTgctggatgatgacgatgatg
Proteins encoded in this window:
- a CDS encoding 40S ribosomal protein uS5 — its product is MAETRGGFGRGRGGAGGRGRRGPRRGGKKEEEKEWVPVTKLGRLVKDGKIKSMEEIYLFSLPIKEFQIIDLFLPALKDEVMSIAPVQKQTSAGQRTRFKAFVAVGDFDGHVGLGVKCAKEVATAIRGAIIVAKLSIVPVRRGYWGSHIAEPHTVPCKVSGKSGSVMCRLIPAPRGTGIVAAPASKRMLQMAGIQDCYTQSKGSTATQGNFLKATMAALSKTYQFQSPDLWQVIPAGQTPYDEYSSHLQIAAKKAANY